One Takifugu rubripes chromosome 19, fTakRub1.2, whole genome shotgun sequence genomic window carries:
- the LOC115247001 gene encoding protein bicaudal D homolog 2-like: MDSVDDSRKDPQLGSAFSSAPNLDADINVNERRFVYENGTDHNVNIQNAALRGASDPSAYPNYHGLVRQRFIRRSFVDSEEQSVEMPECVTSSPVLNIDLRTIVDRSRTRVRLGLGETSSTESQVGLKDSATESLSADEEKVDRREQKAEVVSSDVTGKAGSDENEEEPGMKAVSTSPGGRFLKFDIELGRGSFKTVYKGLDTDTWVEVAWCELQNSELAELQRGQLRVDIREYKVREARLLQDYSELEEENISLQKQVSVLRQNQVEFEGLKHEIRRLEEDSQCLHSQLEEAVRLREISERQLTEALETIKTEREQKATLRKELSHYMTIGGSVYNGSFSISIDNLKLHEDPSAATEPDNDDLIRGFENGLLKASEDDDDNKRLEAFKPAPSLVDDLLSELNICEIQKLKQQLMQVEREKVVLINSLQESQKQLEQAYGTVSEQKETVNRLTENLSAMRKLQASKERQSALDSEKDRDSHDDGDYYELDINGPEILQCKYTVAMSEAGELRQELKTLKGKYEKCRNQYEEEQARLEGDVQELRSKLQTVEKISQLDKAQMARLEKELRLVSEAAGESLGSLNVAQDELISFSEELANLYNHVCMCNNETPNRVMLDYYKQGKAIIKKGQEGKEHQSSLLLSNGMLETEVKNSQSANTSTTLAPALEQRPEPMNIYNLVAIIRDQIRHLQQAVDRTTDLSRQRLANMELSSVADKDKEACMEEILKLKSLLSTKREQIATLRAVLKANKQTAEVALANLKSKYDSEKAMVMETMMKLRNELKALKEDAATLSSLRAMFATRCDEYVTQLDDMQRQLAVAEDEKKTLNSLLRMAIQQKLALTQRLEDLEFDHKQARRSSAAAAGGKGKTKGKGGFSTHH; encoded by the exons ATGGATTCAGTGGACGATTCGAGGAAAGATCCACAGCTGGGATCCGCGTTTTCATCGGCGCCCAATTTAGACGCGGACATTAACGTCAACGAGCGCAGGTTTGTGTACGAGAACGGCACAGACCACAATGTCAACATCCAGAACGCAGCCCTGCGGGGGGCGAGTGACCCCAGCGCCTACCCGAACTATCACGGGCTCGTGCGCCAGAGGTTCATCCGGCGAAGTTTTGTGGACTCCGAGGAGCAGTCGGTGGAGATGCCGGAGTGTGTCACTAGCAGCCCGGTGCTCAACATCGATTTACGGACCATCGTCGACCGCAGCCGCACGCGGGTCCGACTCGGCCTGGGGGAGACCTCCAGCACGGAGAGCCAGGTGGGGCTGAAGGACAGCGCCACCGAGAGCCTGAGCGCCGACGAGGAGAAAGTGGATAGAAGAGAGCAGAAGGCAGAGGTCGTGTCCTCGGACGTCACAGGTAAAGCGGGAAGCGACGAAAACGAAGAGGAGCCAGGGATGAAGGCCGTGTCCACATCACCCGGGGGACGCTTCCTTAAGTTCGATATTGAACTGGGAAGGGGATCCTTCAAGACCGTCTATAAAGGCCTGGACACGGACACCTGGGTGGAAGTTGCTTGGTGCGAACTCCAG AATTCAgagctggcagagctgcagcgagGTCAGCTGCGGGTTGACATCAGAGAGTACAAGGTGCGGGAAGCTCGTCTGCTGCAGGATTACagcgagctggaggaggaaaacatctccCTTCAGAAGCAAGTGTCTGTGCTGAGGCAGAACCAG GTGGAATTTGAAGGTCTCAAACACGAGATCCGCAGGCTGGAAGAGGACTCCCAGTGTCTCCAcagtcagctggaggaagccGTGCGCCTGAGGGAAATCAGTGAGCGACAGTTGACAGAGGCCTTGGAAACGATTAAAACGGAGCGTGAGCAGAAGGCCACCCTGCGAAAAGAGCTCTCCCACTACATGACAATCGGCGGATCGGTGTACAACGGCTCATTCAGCATCTCCATCGACAACCTGAAACTCCACGAGGATCCCTCCGCCGCCACCGAGCCCGACAACGACGATCTAATCCGAGGCTTTGAAAATGGCTTGCTGAAGGCGAGCGAAGACGACGATGACAACAAGAGATTGGAAGCTTTCAAGCCGGCTCCGAGCCTGGTGGACGACCTGCTGAGTGAGCTCAACATCTGCGAGATTCAGAAACTGAAACAGCAGCTTATGCAG gtggagagggagaaagtagTCCTTATCAACTCTCTCCAGGAGAGCCAGAAGCAGCTAGAACAGGCCTACGGGACAGTGTCTGAACAAAAGGAAACGGTCAACAGACTTACTGAGAATCTGAGTGCAATGAGGAAACTTCAGGCCAGTAAGGAGCGCCAGTCTGCCCTCGACAGCGAAAAAGACAGAGACAGCCACGACGACGGAGACTACTATGAGCTCGATATAAACGGGCCTGAGATTCTGCAGTGCAAGTACACGGTGGCCATGTCAGAAGCCGGAGAGCTGAGGCAGGAGCTGAAGACTCTGAAGGGAAAGTACGAGAAGTGTCGAAATCAGTATGAAGAGGAGCAGGCCCGACTGGAGGGTGACGTCCAGGAGTTGAGGTCAAAGTTGCAAACCGTGGAAAAGATCAGCCAGTTGGATAAAGCACAAATGGCTCGTCTGGAAAAAGAGCTCCGTCTGgtcagcgaggctgcaggagagtcGCTGGGCAGCCTTAACGTAGCCCAGGACGAGCTCATATCCTTCAGTGAAGAGTTAGCCAATCTGTACAACCACGTGTGTATGTGCAACAATGAGACCCCTAACCGCGTCATGTTGGACTACTACAAGCAGGGCAAAGCTATTATAAAGAAGGGGCAAGAAGGGAAAGAGCACCAGTCTTCCTTACTTCTCAGTAATGGGATGCTTGAGACCGAGGTTAAAAATTCCCAATCGGCCAACACCTCGACTACGCTGGCTCCTGCCCTGGAGCAACGGCCAGAGCCAATGAACATCTACAACCTTGTAGCTATCATCAGGGACCAAATTCGACACCTACAGCAGGCGGTGGACCGCACCACAGACCTTTCACGTCAGAGACTCGCCAATATGGAGCTGAGCTCTGTTGCAGACAAGGACAAAGAGGCTTGTATGGAAGAGATCCTCAAACTCAAGTCCCTGCTTAGCACCAAAAGGGAGCAGATCGCTACACTCAGAGCTGTGCTCAAAGCAAACAAGCAG ACGGCTGAGGTTGCTCTGGCCAACCTGAAGAGTAAATATGACAGTGAAAAGGCCATGGTGATGGAGACGATGATGAAACTCCGTAATGAACTCAAGGCATTAAAAGAGGATGCTGCTACGTTATCTTCTCTTCGAGCTATGTTTGCGACAAG